The Pyramidobacter porci genome includes a window with the following:
- a CDS encoding FumA C-terminus/TtdB family hydratase beta subunit translates to MMDKKILGTPLKEEEMRRLKIGDVVYLAGTIYTARDMGHLRIKQLLAEGKPLPKNFDGAAIFHAGPVCLKNSDGSWRLNVIGPTTSIRMEPYADMVGRLGVKAIIGKGGMEQETLDACAKYGYVYFQAAPGCAAQLAQGIKTVHSVDWFEMGMPEALWDLEAAEFGPLVVGMDSQGNSIYKILKTEALKKLDVLYPEK, encoded by the coding sequence ATGATGGATAAAAAAATTCTCGGCACTCCCCTAAAAGAGGAAGAGATGCGTCGGCTTAAGATCGGCGACGTCGTTTATCTTGCCGGCACAATCTATACGGCTCGCGATATGGGACATCTTCGCATAAAACAGCTCTTGGCCGAAGGCAAACCCCTGCCTAAAAACTTCGACGGGGCGGCGATTTTTCATGCGGGGCCCGTCTGCTTGAAAAACTCGGACGGCAGTTGGAGGCTCAACGTCATCGGCCCCACGACCAGTATTCGCATGGAACCTTACGCCGATATGGTAGGCCGTCTGGGAGTGAAGGCGATCATCGGCAAAGGCGGCATGGAGCAGGAAACGTTGGATGCCTGCGCGAAATACGGTTACGTTTATTTCCAGGCCGCTCCCGGCTGCGCGGCTCAACTGGCTCAGGGAATTAAAACCGTGCATAGTGTCGACTGGTTTGAAATGGGGATGCCTGAGGCGTTATGGGATCTTGAAGCCGCCGAGTTCGGCCCGCTCGTGGTCGGTATGGATTCCCAAGGTAACAGCATCTACAAGATATTGAAGACTGAGGCTTTGAAAAAGCTGGACGTCCTTTATCCGGAAAAGTAA
- a CDS encoding MalY/PatB family protein, which translates to MLEIVHDFDEVVDRRGSDSKKYSLYPEDVIPMWIADTDFKSPQPVVEALVKRMQAGIYGYTPTSERLKIAAARWQKLRFGWDVDPAAVEYIPGVIAGVISAVRAFSQPGDNIVVQSPCYPPFSDLADHNGRHLLRNRLVRKNDRFEIDFEDFEAKIADSRTKLFILCNPQNPSGRVYTREELIRLGELCLRHHIIVLADEIHADIVFDKRKHIPFASLSTEFAQNCISFMNPSKTFNVPGFRTAVFIAKNPILKEAVHQIIVDNKAIGENICGTIALCAAYEECGYYADQLVAYLQSNRDYAEERLGKIKGVIPSRLEGTYLMWLDCRGLEMSQKELDRFFVDRVKVGLNSGTTFGPECEGFLRMNIACPRATLTKALDRIEAAVMSL; encoded by the coding sequence ATGCTGGAAATCGTTCATGATTTTGACGAGGTTGTCGACAGGAGGGGCAGCGATTCGAAAAAATACTCCCTCTATCCTGAAGACGTCATTCCCATGTGGATTGCGGATACTGATTTTAAATCTCCGCAGCCGGTCGTCGAAGCGCTTGTCAAACGAATGCAGGCGGGCATATACGGTTATACGCCGACCAGTGAACGTCTGAAAATTGCGGCGGCCCGTTGGCAGAAACTCCGCTTCGGCTGGGATGTTGACCCGGCGGCGGTGGAGTATATTCCCGGCGTTATTGCCGGCGTCATCAGCGCCGTGCGGGCGTTTAGCCAGCCGGGCGACAATATCGTCGTGCAGTCTCCGTGCTATCCTCCGTTCAGCGATCTTGCCGATCATAATGGCCGTCATCTCCTGAGGAATCGGCTCGTAAGGAAAAACGACCGTTTTGAGATTGATTTTGAAGATTTCGAGGCGAAAATTGCAGATTCGCGGACAAAATTGTTCATTCTCTGCAATCCGCAGAATCCTTCAGGGCGCGTGTACACACGGGAAGAACTGATTCGTCTAGGGGAGCTTTGCCTTAGGCACCATATCATCGTGCTGGCGGATGAAATTCATGCGGATATTGTCTTCGACAAGAGAAAACACATCCCCTTTGCGAGTTTGTCTACGGAGTTCGCACAGAACTGCATCTCGTTTATGAACCCGAGCAAAACGTTCAATGTTCCAGGATTCAGAACAGCGGTCTTTATTGCGAAGAATCCGATTTTGAAAGAAGCTGTTCACCAAATTATCGTCGATAACAAAGCAATCGGGGAAAATATTTGCGGAACGATCGCTCTGTGCGCCGCTTACGAAGAGTGCGGGTACTACGCCGATCAGCTCGTCGCGTATTTGCAGAGCAATCGGGATTATGCGGAAGAACGTTTGGGAAAGATCAAAGGGGTTATCCCCAGCCGCCTTGAAGGAACGTATCTGATGTGGCTGGATTGCCGCGGACTGGAAATGTCTCAGAAAGAGCTTGACCGATTCTTTGTGGATCGGGTCAAAGTCGGCTTAAACAGTGGCACGACGTTCGGCCCTGAATGCGAGGGCTTCCTGCGTATGAACATCGCGTGCCCAAGGGCGACTTTGACGAAAGCTCTGGACCGCATCGAAGCGGCGGTGATGAGTCTGTAA
- a CDS encoding YfcC family protein, translating to MRKEKGLKINMLAFILGILIFSCVLTYLIPAGVFDIDKATKQLIPGTFHYVAQTPVSLWQALCNIFNGMVKSAKVMSIVIFMGGALKVIINTGAVEEFLNWAIYRLQKRGVAVIVPMMVILFSLLSAYGGNDSFFTFTVIGVAVAARMGLDPIAGISMTYFATAVGFGGALKGRTLVAQGLADVPLYSGAGCRTIWLFVMTAIAVLYSLHYCMKIKRDPSKSYMGDTEWLDSKSSVAIEEVRFNLSSLVVIIVTAGSFVLSAVMGVLKGWNYPQQVAVLMVASTLCGLIRRESVIKICDDFAEGCRSMGFVAFIIGLGSAIAITMTQGNILHTMVNAVAAPLMNVSKGLGTVAMFWFNWFFNFFIISGSGQAAVVMPIMNPVADALSINRQVAVSAFVYGDAFTNMLFPTSASLLGALAIANVPLKKWLKFVLPFLIILSAATSVFLFYLTEIGWTGM from the coding sequence ATGCGTAAAGAAAAAGGTCTCAAGATCAATATGTTAGCGTTTATTTTGGGCATTCTGATTTTTTCATGTGTGTTAACCTATCTTATTCCTGCAGGAGTATTCGATATCGACAAAGCGACAAAACAACTCATTCCTGGGACTTTCCATTATGTAGCGCAGACGCCGGTCAGTCTTTGGCAAGCTTTGTGCAATATTTTCAATGGAATGGTCAAGTCGGCTAAAGTTATGAGTATTGTAATTTTTATGGGCGGTGCCTTAAAGGTAATCATCAATACAGGGGCGGTTGAAGAGTTCTTGAACTGGGCCATTTACCGGCTACAAAAAAGAGGCGTCGCCGTGATTGTGCCCATGATGGTTATTCTGTTTTCGCTTTTATCTGCATACGGCGGCAACGACTCTTTCTTTACTTTTACCGTTATTGGCGTCGCTGTAGCCGCACGAATGGGGTTGGATCCAATTGCCGGAATCTCCATGACTTATTTTGCCACGGCCGTCGGATTCGGCGGAGCTTTGAAAGGACGGACTCTTGTGGCTCAAGGACTCGCAGATGTGCCTCTTTATTCCGGCGCTGGCTGTCGAACCATTTGGTTATTCGTTATGACGGCAATTGCGGTTTTGTATTCGTTACATTATTGCATGAAAATAAAACGGGATCCGAGCAAAAGTTATATGGGCGATACAGAATGGCTTGACAGTAAGAGCTCTGTTGCGATCGAAGAGGTTCGGTTCAATCTTTCTTCTCTCGTCGTGATTATTGTTACCGCGGGTTCGTTTGTTCTCAGCGCGGTTATGGGAGTTCTGAAAGGCTGGAACTATCCTCAGCAGGTGGCCGTGCTCATGGTCGCTTCAACTCTCTGCGGACTTATCCGCAGAGAGTCGGTTATCAAAATCTGCGACGACTTTGCCGAAGGATGCCGTTCAATGGGATTTGTCGCTTTCATTATTGGATTGGGAAGCGCGATTGCCATTACTATGACTCAGGGAAACATTCTGCATACTATGGTTAACGCCGTCGCGGCGCCGTTGATGAACGTCAGCAAAGGGCTTGGCACGGTTGCCATGTTTTGGTTTAACTGGTTCTTCAATTTCTTTATTATTTCTGGATCCGGTCAGGCGGCTGTCGTTATGCCGATCATGAATCCTGTCGCCGACGCGCTTTCCATTAATCGTCAGGTTGCGGTTAGCGCTTTTGTATATGGCGACGCGTTTACAAATATGCTTTTCCCGACTAGCGCCTCTTTGTTGGGGGCACTGGCGATTGCCAATGTCCCGCTTAAAAAGTGGCTGAAGTTTGTTCTGCCGTTTCTTATCATTCTATCGGCAGCAACTTCAGTATTCCTCTTTTATTTGACCGAAATTGGCTGGACAGGGATGTAG